The following coding sequences lie in one Arachis stenosperma cultivar V10309 chromosome 5, arast.V10309.gnm1.PFL2, whole genome shotgun sequence genomic window:
- the LOC130982745 gene encoding uncharacterized protein LOC130982745, translating into MSTITSSTFTNYNVPPSSISSSSTQFPIFHLTHFPKHLQCPNPLSISSRKPIATVTQIFCKSPEAEELSPKEDDEWLQKLPEKNKPLYSHSLPCIEAWLKSLGFYQSKDDRAVWLIQKADWHAHLYLDVTDLYIRYLKSGPGNLDKDVERRFSYALSREDIENAVLGGP; encoded by the exons atgtcAACTATTACATCCTCAACATTCACAAACTACAATGTTCCTCCGTCTTCAATCTCTTCAAGTTCAACTCAATTTCCAATCTTTCACCTAACCCATTTCCCAAAACACCTTCAATGTCCCAACCCACTTTCTATCTCGTCCAGAAAACCCATCGCCACAGTCACCCAAATTTTCTGCAAGTCACCGGAAGCAGAAGAGCTGTCACCAAAAGAAGATGATGAGTGGCTTCAGAAGCTTCCAGAGAAGAACAAGCCTCTCTACTCACATAGCTTGCCTTGCATTGAGGCTTGGCTCAAGAGCCTTGGATTCTACCAGAGCAAGGATGATAGAGCTGTTTGGCTGATTCAAAAAGCTGATTGGCATGCTCATCTCTATTTAGATGTCACTGATCTCTACATAAG GTATTTGAAGAGTGGACCTGGGAATCTGGATAAGGATGTGGAGAGGAGGTTTAGTTATGCTCTGAGCAGAGAAGACATTGAGAATGCTGTACTTGGAGGACCATAA
- the LOC130982748 gene encoding acidic endochitinase-like: MASKPPSLSLLFIALSMLSSTTTTSSSGPGIAVYWGQNGKEGTLQQACATNNYKIVILAFLTVFGSGRTPKWNFAGHCGDWSPCTKLAPQIHYCQSQNIKVFLSLGGGIGHYSLSSPQDAREVALYLFESFLSGQHGPLGSVALDGIDFDIEEGSNLFYDDLVKAINAFSTKEKRIYLSAAPQCPYPDHYLDKAIKTGLFDYIWVQFYNNPPCQYSNGNPNKLFEYWDTWTSSVLPNNTVLLGLPAAPHAAGSGFVAAEVVADEILPYIRQGSNYGGVMLWNRYYDVQTNFSEKIKGSLMMRSALKLVKAIGDAIYEGLFSILNRSYVPKSASLRADV; this comes from the coding sequence ATGGCTTCAAAACCACCATCACTGTCCCTCCTCTTCATTGCTCTCTCCATGCTCtcttccaccaccaccaccagcaGCTCCGGCCCCGGGATCGCCGTCTACTGGGGCCAAAACGGCAAAGAAGGCACCTTACAACAAGCATGCGCCACAAACAACTACAAAATCGTAATCCTCGCATTTCTTACCGTCTTTGGCAGCGGCCGAACTCCGAAATGGAACTTCGCCGGCCACTGCGGCGATTGGAGCCCCTGCACCAAACTAGCCCCACAAATCCACTACTGCCAAAGCCAAAACATCAAAGTGTTCCTCTCCCTCGGCGGCGGCATCGGACACTACTCTCTCTCCTCGCCGCAAGACGCTAGGGAAGTTGCGCTCTATCTTTTTGAAAGCTTTCTCAGTGGCCAACACGGACCACTGGGAAGCGTGGCATTAGATGGCATTGACTTTGACATCGAAGAAGGGTCAAATCTTTTCTACGATGACTTAGTCAAAGCCATCAATGCATTCTCCACAAAGGAGAAAAGAATTTACCTATCTGCGGCGCCGCAATGTCCGTACCCAGATCACTACCTCGATAAAGCCATCAAAACTGGATTATTTGATTATATTTGGGTTCAATTCTATAACAACCCTCCATGCCAATACTCAAATGGAAACCCTAACAAACTTTTCGAGTATTGGGACACGTGGACATCGTCGGTTTTGCCGAATAACACTGTCCTTTTGGGGCTTCCGGCGGCGCCTCATGCTGCCGGAAGTGGGTTCGTAGCTGCTGAGGTTGTGGCGGATGAAATTCTTCCGTACATAAGACAAGGTTCAAACTATGGAGGGGTTATGCTTTGGAACAGATACTATGATGTTCAAACCAACTTCAGTGAGAAGATTAAGGGTAGCTTGATGATGAGATCTGCGTTGAAGTTAGTGAAAGCAATTGGAGATGCAATATATGAAGGCCTGTTTTCCATTTTGAACCGTTCTTATGTGCCTAAATCTGCTTCACTTAGGGCTGATGTTTGA